A stretch of the Gossypium hirsutum isolate 1008001.06 chromosome D07, Gossypium_hirsutum_v2.1, whole genome shotgun sequence genome encodes the following:
- the LOC107897248 gene encoding subtilisin-like protease SBT6.1, with amino-acid sequence MITLDMGPLWLVLLLVRTQNVLALHQILKFMLSVFLLMHSLLQVSYTSWFLDAFNYAIAINMDVLNLSIGGPDYLDLPFVEKVWEITANNIIMVSAIGNDGPLYGTLNNPADQSDVIGVGGIDYSDHIASFSSRGMSTWEIPHGYGRVKPDVVAYGREIMGSKISTGCKQLSGTSVASPVVAGVVCLLVSIIPENRRKEIPDHPTQMIVFFSLPSVARL; translated from the exons ATGATAACCTTGGACATGGGACCTTTGTGGCTGGTGTTATTGCTGGTGAGGACGCAGAATGTCTTGGCTTTGCACCAGATACTGAAATTTATGCTTTCCGTGTTTTTACTGATGCACAG CTTATTGCAGGTATCATATACATCTTGGTTCCTTGATGCTTTCAACTATGCTATTGCAATCAACATGGATGTGCTAAACTTGAGCATAGGTGGACCTGATTACTTGGATCTCCCATTTGTAGAGAAG GTTTGGGAAATAACAGCCAATAATATTATTATGGTGTCAGCCATTGGAAATGATGGGCCATTGTATGGCACTTTAAACAACCCAGCAGACCAAAGTGATGTTATTGGTGTTGGTGGAATCGATTATAGTGATCACATAGCCTCATTTTCATCACGTGGCATGAGTACTTGGGAGATTCCTCATGG TTATGGTCGTGTCAAACCAGATGTTGTGGCATATGGGCGGGAAATTATGGGATCCAAGATCAGTACTGGTTGTAAACAATTATCAGGCACTAGTGTGGCAAGTCCTGTGGTTGCGGGTGTTGTATGCCTGCTTGTTAGTATCATTCCTGAGAACAGAAGAAAGGAGattcccgatcatccaactcaaatgatcgttttctttagtttaccttctgttgcccgattg